A window of Rhizoctonia solani chromosome 5, complete sequence genomic DNA:
CAAATCTGATAACGCATGCGTAGTGACTAGGAGCCATTTGTCAAAGCACAATAGCTCACTATAATGAGGACAGAGTTTCTACTTGATCACATACGTAATGACCAGACCCTGACCCCGTATGCTATCTAAACAATTCGGCCAAAGGAACAACTGACTCATATGATCATACGTACTATCTAAATGTTGCTCAGTACTCTAGGATCCATTCCCTAACATACAACATAAGAATAAGAACTTCATATCTCAGCTTTTGCTTGAAAGTACCTAGCACATCAACTATTGGAAAAACAACGATACCTTCTTAACACAGCTGTGGAAAAAAATTATCCTTTTTCACTAATTATCCCCATAAGTTGATAGTACGTACGGGTCAAAGCCTTGTATTGATATTCCAATGTCCTCAGTAATGTTCCTGAAAGATTCAAAATAATCCAAGGCCTTTTGGAAAGATGCAGATGAAATACGCTCCTAGCTCACCAAAAAAGCTCTTGCTGAAACTGGTGTCCTCAGTTGATTGTATATAAGGACTTCTTCCACCCGCGCCTGTCTCCAAATAGATATCaatcactgtacaaggttacaatactgaaaataagtaTATGTGTTTAGCtaagaatggaaccggagccaagGTTGATATATACTGactttaggtatcaattctcacttggtctgattcatgctgagaaAGGTATGCGGATACAGTGGGTTACATGCTGAAAATAGACATATTTTACTGACGTGCTggtttcaggatcttatgaGACCACAGTGATATGCAAACAAGACTGGTATACTagtttgttttgtttttcgGGCAAGGGATTGAGAGTAGATCTTCCTCAATAAATCTACATTGACCTGTGTGTTTTGGTAACACAACCTCAATAGGTTCTATCTAGCCAATCACGGGCACCAATGAGGGCTCTCTGAAGGTTCAACAATATATTTAGCTGAGGATGGATTTGCTAAGCCAGTCTACTCCAAGCCCCAAGTATATCCACATCCACTCCAAGCGTTCCAGCCATTGCTTTCAGACTACATCATACTGATGAAAGATAATTTTGCCGGTATACTAAATTTTAGGATCTTGTAGATGTTACATGTGCACCACAGCAAGTTTTGTGGCCTTACGTAGCCTAACTATCCCTTCGTTCTTTACCTGTTATTTTACATTTGAGGCACCGACCACAAGAACAATACGGCTGATCACAGTTAGAAACATGATTAATCTTTCAATTTTGATTCATTGTACTTTCAATCCCGGAAATCGTATTCAATTGCCTGTCCCAAATGTGCTAAAAATCCAACCGTCCAAAAGGTTTCACAAGAGGTACAAAAGCCCCTATTAATTTTCGACGCACAGCATTATGGAAACTTCAAAATCCGCACACTGGTAATATTTCCCGTATGTGTGGGCTTTCCGATTCCTAATATGCGGATAGAAATCATTGTATTGACAATGTAAATGTGACATAGGATGAATCCACACTCAAAGTGTGCAATATATACAAACATGATGCGCAAATAAACATCAACCAGATAAAAATAGACAGAAATTGAATTAAGCTTAAGAGAGGCACACCAAAATTATACTTCTGGCCATCCAACCCCACCTGAGCGTATTTTCTGCACATTTGGGATTCATAGCAATAGCTAGCCGGCCATCACAATGAAATACTACACATATATGGGGGACTATGGGGGACCCAGTCTTGTCAGATCATTGACCCCTCACCAAAATGTAACAGGTTGCAGTTGTAACAAGGTTTAAGTTGCCACATCCCAACTTGGAACTTGGCGCTACAGCCACCCAGTGGACCACAACCATCTCAAGAATGTACACCTCCCTCATGTATCACAAAACCCGTGCCTGTATATTTCTCAAGGAGCTCAACCAAATGCAGGACTTACTCATTTGTCCACGCATGGTATCAGGGCACTGCCCAATGTTGCGGGATGTACCACCTGTCATACAACCTGAGAGTATGAACCCCATACTTCAACAGTCGCTTGAAAGTCCTAGAGCACACCAGTTATCAGAGGAACAACAATATATTCTTAACATGGCTTTGGATGGAAAGTCGTTATTTTTCACTGGATCTGCCGGTAAGTTGACATGTACAACCAGACTTGAGGACATCTTGGCTCACGGCACGAGGGCTTCAATTCACCAAAAGGAACCGGCAAATCTTTCCTTCTTAGACAGATTATTAAGGAATTAAAACTTAGCGGCCGCACCATGGCTGTAACTGCAAGCACCGGACTTGCTGCCTTGAACATTGGAGGAAGAACTCTTCACTTGTTTGCAGGTACTACCCACTACTCTACCCATTCCTACTAACCCAACACTAGAATAGCGGTGGGAAATGGGGGCCAGCATGCTAGCATCCTAATTAATAGGGCTTGGGGTAGCAGAAAAATTCACAAATGGCAAAGCACAAACGTCTTGGTGATTGATGAAAGTCAGTCTCAATATCCAAGATTGGGGGTTGAACGTCACTTCTAACGTTGCCTAGTTTCCATGGTCAAAGCCCAATGGTTTGATGTCCTGAGTGATATTGGCAAAATTTTAAGAAATAATCCAAAACCTTTTGGAGGCTTGCAGGTGAAGTACAATTAATATTTTGATCAAGGAACAAAGTTGAATTTTATGTCTTTTAGTTGATCATATGTGGCAATTTCTTCCAACTCCCACCTGTCCCAGAGCAGTCCTACATCAAAACTGGTATACCAGTTTGCTTCGCCTTTCAAGCAAGAGAATGGGATTGGGCCGTTCCAAATAAATTCAGATTGACGCGCGTGTTCCGGCAACACGACCCCAGTATGTTTTATTTGGTGAACTATGAGGGTTAACATTAACTATCATGAGGAATTCAGAGCTGATAAATATGTTAGAAGAAATGCGCATTGGACAAATTGGTCTGGATTCAAAAGCTTTACTATACACCCTATCCAGGGAGGTCAAGTATCCAGACGGAATTGGTCCTGTTCAATTATTCCCACTTAGAATCCTAGCAGACTCCGCAAATCAACAACAGATGGAATCACTCCCTGGAATTTCAATGACATATCAAGCCCAAGATAGATTTGCCAAGCCTACAGATTCCAAAAGCCGATTCCTAGATCCCGAACGGGGAAGGTCATTGCTTGACAAAATGGCAATGATAAGGGTAGAACTAAAGGCAAATATTAATTTTCTTGTGGAGCTAGATATGAGCTAAGAAGATGTGCCAGATTGGGGCGCAGGTGATGTGCACCAAGGTGAGTAGAATGACATGAACATTGACAAAAGCAAAAAGCCAATTTTGAACTCCTCTCCTTTGTAGAACCTCCGCAACACCAACATTGTCAATGGAAGCATTGGAAGAATATTGGATTTCATGACTCCAGCGGAGGCGCAACAATCAAAACAATTTATTCATATAATTCCAAGCAATGACCCTAACTATAAACCAGGAACAGCAGGACCACATTGGGGAACGGAATCGTACCAAGTGCATCCTGTTGACGTTGAGAGCGCCACGAAAAAACCACACAATGACAAGGATGGAAATTTTTATTTTCCAACTACTGAAACCAAGGGCCAGGCGTGGCCGGTTGTTCAATTTGATGATGCAGTCCTCCTTGCAACACCAACCCTATTTACATTAGAGGACGTAATGGGCAGGACTCAAGCATGTTGGAAGCAGGTAAGTCAAGAGCATAGAGTATGTGTCACGTATCAATAAATGTTTTGGTAGATACCATTGATATTGGCCTGGGCGTTAACTGTAAGCTGACAAAAAGAGTTGAATGAGACTAAGCGGAAAATTAATACAGTTATTCATCTATAGATGCACAAAGCACAGGGGCAAACCCTTTCGCGTGTTAAGGTTGACTTGTCAGCAACCTTTGCTCCAGGCCAAGGTGAGATAGCACCAATTTGGTTGCCCCAGAAATGGTGTCTAATGGAGAAGAAAACCAATAGCATACGTAGGAATATCCCGCTGCAAGACTCTTGAAGGGTTAGAAGTTTTAAACTTCTCCTCGAGCGTTGTGTTTGCACACGAAAGGTAAATGAACAGTTAAATGTCCGCAACAATAACTCAGTATATGTAGTGTTATAAAATGGAACAAGACACTAATCACAACGTCGCATAAGCGCGGGTATTAGTGCATTAGGACCAACGCAATGGTCTCAATTACACTTTCATTATAGTACTTCCCCTCATTTATGTATCCAAGGTGTTCTATTACCCTTCAATCTCCCCAGGTGTTTTTCTTCTGCATACCAATCCACATCTACTTTGAGCGCTTCAGGCTTTGCAGATGGCTTTGTACCTAGTAGATCTTTGAATCAGTCTCTGTCCTTTGATGATATAACAACGTTGATGTGAAAGGTTAACATGCTGAAAATAAGCACGTGTATTTGAGTAAAATTGCAAGTGGAGTGAAACAGAGGCCAAAATATACTGATTTCAGGTATCAAAGCTGTCTTGGTGTCACTCATGTTGAGCAAGACACACTGAAGCCGTGTTTACCAGGCTATATTATACTGATAGAATACTTTTCTTAACCAATATACCAAATAGCAAAATCTAGTAAATGGTACACCACAGCAGGTTTTGTGACCTAGCGCTAGTCCAAGACTAACTATTTCTTTGCTTTTCGCTCATTTATTTACATTTGAACTACCAACAAAGGGACCAAGTGCGGCTCAAGACATTAATCTTTCAACTACGATTCAGTTTACATCCAATCCCAAGTATCATATGCAATGGCCTAGAAAGCCTCACAAAAAGTGCAGAAATTTCCCTATCACTTTTTGAAGTGAGGATGTCCGGCAGCTTGAAAATTTGCACGCTGCCAGTAGTATTTTCCGTATGTACGGACTTTCTAATTCCTTATATGCAGATAGCAATTCTTGTCTTTATGATGCAGATGAAACATAGGATAAATCCGTACTTAAAGTTTGCAATATATGAATGTGATGCGGTTAGGCTTGAGGGATGTCCACTAACATTATGTTTCAAGCCTCCCAACTCCTCTGGACTGGTTTTCCACGCTTTTGGGATTCACGGCAATGGTCAGCCATCCCATTTCACTGTATAAAATTGACAGACTGAGAATAAGTATTTGTGTTTTGCGGACCTCCCCCAACAAAAGGCTGTTGTGCTATTCCGCCTCTTGACTGGCCGCGTTCCTCTTCAAAGGCACCTCTGGGTCATTGGCTGTTCAGACTCCCCATCCTGCTCATACTGCGATTCCGCTCCCAAAACCGTCACTATCTTTTTGCAAGTGCATTTTAAATAGTTTTAGTATGGAATTTGGATATTTTGGCCCTAAAACCTTTTTGAGGCTACTCACTACCTTGATAGCAGCTTACCTATCTCCCACATACTAGTTAgctttgatatatgaatctTTAAACTGGTTATCCTTTTCCTGTGGGTAGTAGCacctgaatatatgcattaatccttgggtgtatgcacctTCACTTGCTTTTAGCACTCTATACTGGGGTTCCTGTGTCCTAAAAGCcatatcatacatttatCCTAGACTTCATCTAGCTGCACAGAGTAGCTTAAGTAGCAACCCAAGTGTGGTCAGTCATGTGTCAGAGCATACTCTTATAATCAGTCCCCAAATACAACCCTTCCTATCCTGCCATGGGCAAAGCAGCtctcaagctgatactctgtagtaaaatagtataaatacatCCTTAAATAAATATATAGTTACCTTGTTTCAGCTCCTCATAGGAGAGAAGTACTGGTAGAGTTTTTGGATTAAGAACTGCTGgggacaaaacctctcacaccCTACCATGACATTGTTTCCCCCATATCTCCCCGACAACTCGTTTAATTTACACGTTTGAGCATTCGATAAATAGCTCCGACCTCTGGCTCTCATTCAgtagtatatacatattgctAGCTACAGGGACGACTGAGATATGGGCACTACTAGCAAATTTTAAAAATCTcgtgagaggttttgtccgATACTGTATATATGCTCTGACGTCCTGGAGGACCTGCTGGTTACTCAGAAATGATAAATGATATGTTCTAGGGCTCACTAATACTTCTTCCGTATACCAATATGAACATGCTAAAACAAATGCGAACTGCTTATGCGACTAGTTTTTCAGGTTTCCCGAGGAGTCATTCGCGATTCCCCAATTGCAAACCCGTAACGATCGTAAAGCCTCCAGGGCTGCACTCGAATTTACCTACGAGTTAATTAACTAATGCTATATTTCGCACGGAGCTCTTTCAGAAGCATACGCTCCCAACGGTAGCAAAGTAGCGCCTTACTAATTGCCAGCACGGAATTCGTTGAGCCTAGGGTGGTTTCCAAACGGAAAAGGTCCTTGTGGAAACATCTATAAATAAATTAGGCACAACTCTCTTAATCTAGCTTGGATACGTAAATATCAATCTTTAATACACGCGTAAAAAGACGATCCCAGACCAGAGCACCATGAAATATAGTCTTGTTCAGCGAGCTAACAAGAGGGTATATTATAGGACACTACAGACAGTGCGTGAGAGACAAACAATGTGATGAGAACATGCGTGGAAAAAGGAATACGGAAAGATATGTCTTGTTTGCAACATGATAGCAAGGTTAAGATACAGAACTTATGATAAGAGTTAAGCCAGGAAACATAAGAGAGGAAAGAAGCGCCAATCGGTTCTAACAAAACTTGCTGTATGCGGGGTGCTTTGTATTTGCTAACCGAAGCGCGGGAAGTAGGTTCTACCGAGGCTTTAGTATAGTGATATGGTTTGTAGTGATCTTTACTCACCTGAGCCATTTGTTGAACTGCCTCCTCGTCCAATGCCCCGTTTTCAATGGCTTCTTTCGACGCATGCTCAATGATTTGCTTCAACCATGCCTCAGTCACGATAGCTTCATTTTCTTTGAGCTTCGGGGTTTCGGGTTGGGGGGCGGTGGTGTCTACGAGGGGACGTGTAAGCAATAAGCGTTGTCAGGACTTGCAGCTCCAATGAGACTTACGTTTCCAACTCCTGAGCCACGGGTCATCCAAGAGGTCTGGTATCGTACTTCGCTGCTTCGGATCGCGGGTCAAACAGCCCTTCAGTGTGTTGACGACATCCGTTGGTACCGGTGTCGCCCACTCGGGTATCTGCCTCGGACCTTCTTTGTCGGTCGCGGGAACGGCAGGAATAGACTCTGAAGGATAATCAATTACGTGGTTGGGATCGGATATGGCGCGGAGTTTGGGGACGGCGCCAGTAATAGAGTAAAAGGTGGGCGGCCGTATATCATTTGATATAGGATGCAGCCGAGGGACCAGACATCACTCGCGCGGCCGAGCTACAAAAACAATGAGGGTGAGAATTTATTTCAGGGGGACCAAATCAAATTTGAATGACAATAGCATTGGGAAGTATCGAAGTGCTACTGGGACTTGGACAACAGAAACCCCACCATAGCTGAGGCTGGCGAGACAAGGAGGGGGCGAAAAGGATTAAGAGCAATCTGGGTGCTTCTAAAACGATTGCAAAAAAGCCACCTGCTTTCGCGTGCAACCATAATAGAGGAATAGTCGCAAAAAGGACACGACACACACCTTTAGTCTCCTTC
This region includes:
- a CDS encoding ATP-dependent DNA helicase PIF1, with product MLRDVPPVIQPESMNPILQQSLESPRAHQLSEEQQYILNMALDGKSLFFTGSAGTGKSFLLRQIIKELKLSGRTMAVTASTGLAALNIGGRTLHLFAAVGNGGQHASILINRAWGSRKIHKWQSTNVLVIDEISMVKAQWFDVLSDIGKILRNNPKPFGGLQLIICGNFFQLPPVPEQSYIKTGIPVCFAFQAREWDWAVPNKFRLTRVFRQHDPKLINMLEEMRIGQIGLDSKALLYTLSREVKYPDGIGPVQLFPLRILADSANQQQMESLPGISMTYQAQDRFAKPTDSKSRFLDPERGRSLLDKMAMIRIGAQVMCTKNLRNTNIVNGSIGRILDFMTPAEAQQSKQFIHIIPSNDPNYKPGTAGPHWGTESYQVHPVDVESATKKPHNDKDGNFYFPTTETKGQAWPVVQFDDAVLLATPTLFTLEDVMGRTQACWKQIPLILAWALTMHKAQGQTLSRVKVDLSATFAPGQAYVGISRCKTLEGLEVLNFSSSVVFAHER